Sequence from the Montipora foliosa isolate CH-2021 chromosome 12, ASM3666993v2, whole genome shotgun sequence genome:
CTTATAGGTGGTGATAGAGGATGTAGAGAAAACCTCTGGCCACTTCGAGTGGGCGTTTACCACCACAAAGAAGTACACACCGTCCTTCTCTGCATAATCCATGTGCACAAGTTGCCAAACTCGAACAGGCGACTTCCATGGAACCAGGGGTGCAGTAGCAGGTTGTTTGCGAGTCGACTGACACGCTGTACAATTTTGCACTACAGACTCAATTGCCTTGTCGAGACTGGGCCACCACAGGTAACTCCTAGCCAAGGATTTCATACGGCAAACACCTGGGTGATCAGCATGAAGGTCTTCCAGGATCCTGTCGTGTAATGCCTTGGGGATAACAACTCGCAACCCCCAGAGAACCCAATCCTGTTCCACGGAAAGTTCTTAGCGCCGCTTAAAGTAGGGGTGCAAGGCTTCTTCCTGTACCTGTCGTTCCCAACCACATTTAACCAACTGTAAGACCTTGCTCAATATGGGATCCTTCTTTGTCGCATCAGCAATATCCCTAGCTGTGACTGGAAGATTATTCACATGCGTAAAATGGAAAGTGTCACTCTCCTCTGGTGTGCCAGTTTTGTCCGCAGGGAGCCTAGATAACCCATCAGCATTGCTATGTTCCGATGTTTTGCGGAAAACCACCCCAAAATGGTAGGATGCAAGAATCAAAGCCCATCTCAGCAGTCGTGCGGCAGCCAGGGTTGGCAATGCTGACTCTGGGCCCAAAATGGTCAAGAGTAGCTTGTGGTCAGTTTCCAAGGTAAACTTTCTTCCAAAAAGGTACTGATGAAAATTTTTCTCACCGTAAATGATGGATAATGCCTTCTTCTCTAACTGAGCATAGTTCCTCTCACTAGTTGAAAGTGTTCTTGAAGCAAAGGCAACAGGGCGCTCTTCACCACCCGGCATCAAATGTGATAACACCGCTCCGATAACATATGAAGAGGCATTACAGGACAATTTAATAGGAAGGTTAACCGTAGTGGGCCAGAACCTTCGCAGATTGGAGCAGCTCCTTCGTAGACTCAAAAGCCTGTTGACACTCTGGCTTCCACGACCAGGACACACCTTCCCGTAGAAGGTTGTTGAGCGGGTGCAGCAGTGTCGAAAGATTATGTAGAAATTTTCCATAGTACTGGAGTATTCCGAGGAAGGACCGTAGCTCTGTAACATTAGCAGGAGACGGAGCTTCAACAACAACCTGCACCTTCTCAGGTGATGGGTGAATCCCCTCAGCATCAATAAAATGACCCAAAAACTGAACCTTTTCCTGCAAGAAACTACACTTGGACAACTTGAGTTGCACTCCATACCTCTCAAGCCTACTCACCACGGCCTCTAGCCGATTTCGGTGCTCTTGGTCATTCCGTCCTGTAATCAATATGTCATCGACGTTACACACCACACCGTCGATACCCTTGAGGATGGTGTCTATGGTTGATTGGAATATGGCAGGAGCACTTGCCACACCAAATGGAAGGCGATTGTACTGATAGAGACCTTTACTGGTGTTGATGGTGAGAAACTGTTTGGAATCCTCACTCAGAGGAAGCTACTGATATGCATGCTTGAGATCCAACTTCGTAAAACGCGTTCCTCCTGCCAGAGCACTTAGCAAGTCTTGAGGATTGGGTAGAGGGTATTTGTCAACATCCAAACCTTGATTCACCGTGACCTTGAAGTCCCCGCATAGACGGATACCGCCATCTGCCTTAGGAACGACCACAACTGGGGCAGCCCATGCACTGTGTGACACCTTGGTCACAACCCCCTCCTTCTCCAGGCGATCTAGCTCTGCCTCGATCACAGGTCTTAAGGAGTACGGCACAGGTCTGGCCTTATGAAACTTCGGGGTGGCCTCCGAGTGAACACATAGCCTGGCTTCGAACTCCTTGATTTTTCCCAGGCCTGGACCAAAAACACCCTTATACCTAGCAGACAGTTCACCGACAAAATCAAGAGAAGAAACATTAAAAAGCTCCTTCCAGTTCAGCTTAACAACACTGAGCCAGTTGCGACCAATAATAGCTAGCTTGCCATCAACTTCTGCAACAATTAGAGCACTCTGGCCATGATATTCTACGTGCACCTCAGTTTCTCAAAAATTAAGGGTAGCACAGCCCCAGTATAAGTTTTCAGCGAGGTGCTTGCCGGTCTCAGCTTCAGATGACCCAATTTCTCCTTGAACATTTTATTGGGAATGGCTGTCACCGATGCTCCTGTGTCCACTTCCAATACCAATTCCTTGTCTTCCACTGTCATGGTTACAGTAGCGGCTTGGGCATCCTGTTCACGGATTGTGAAGAATCCCAAAGAATCATGCGTCAGATCACAGTTAGTAACAGTCTCGATGTAACTGGCATCCTTACACTCCTTGGAACGACAAACCTTTTTCACATGCATCACACCGGTATTTCTTATAGTTACACTCAGAACTGTTATGTTCAGTGTTCCCACAACGATAACAAGCAGTTTAACAAGCGCTCGCTATACGCTTCAAACGACTCTTTCGCTCAGTCGAACTCTCTTAGCTGACCAATTATACTCATGGTGTTCGTGAAATCCGGTCCTCGTCGCCAGATGTAATATTTCGTAGCTGATAACACTCGAAAAACAGAGACACTCGACTTTGAACACAACAActcaaagcttttaatatccgAACACACCTAAACTTTTACACGAGGCTCTCCGTATATGGGCATGCCCAAACATGGCAATGAACAAGAAAGGCCCAAAATACTACAGTCTTACCTTAAAACATTGATATATTCAAGGAGATATTGTGCCAACTGTCATTTCTATGGACTATAATCAAGTACTGTTGTCATACTGTAAATTTCTAAACCgctgcttttttttcttctggagACTAAGGACTTTTGTTGTACTTGCAGAATTCGTGATAGACAGCAACAGCGACGCCCTGCCTACGAGATGGAAGCGTGAACGAGAGGATGACGAGGAAGAACGAAGGGTACGAATGTCACCGGACACGAAGCGACAGAGAACGGACAAAATAACGCTGTCTAACGGAAATGGCAAAATTACGTCGACATCGGATCACGGCCGTTTTATGAACCTTTTAACACGGCTCTTTCCCGAGcaaaaaaggaatgttttgGAGCTAATACTCAAGGGCTGCGGAGGTGATGTAATCCAAACGATTGAGACCGTTTTACCGAGTCACGAGGAAGCGCTTGCTAGGGGACAAATGTTGGCAAGTGTACAGCGTGGTCTGTTTCCAGGACCCCCTCCGCCTTTTAGCTACTCGGCCTTCACGCCTCTTTCGCCCACAATTCCTCACGGTATTCCATTGAGCGCGGTCGATTATCACGCGGCTTCCAAATGTGCAAGTGGTCAGTGTCCCGGATGTAGTTATTACCCTGGACCTGGTCCCGTACCTTTCGTTCGTAACCCGCTAAAGGAACCCGCGAAGCGACCGACGTCAGATGTTGCCACTTCTTTGATAACGTCGATAACCGAGCACATCCCGACCCCGATATCAACAATCCCTGGCTTGGCAGAGTTACCCCACCTCGAGGACATGAGGTACAGTCACAGCATGCGGTCAGCGACCGCCGCCCTCATGACCATGAGCTCCACTGGCAGAGTTCTCCCAGGGGATCGGATGTTACTGCAAAACGAGCGCGGCACCTAAAGGCTCACCTAAAAGCGAGGCAAATGAAAAACAGTGAAATAAAACTGAGCTATTTTGATATTATTACCAAGCATTACGAATACCATAATGGCAAGTACATAAGCaagtacattattattattattattattattattattattataagcaATATGAATAGTACATACGGACATATACATTTCGAATTCGTTATTTTATACCCCTTAAAAGGCCTTAACTATCTTACATACAATCAGAATTCCTAGAGTTTTTTGTAACCGAGCAAAAGAATGCTGAAGAATCTTCATTGTGTAATTTTCCGAGATCGTGTTTGaacgttttaaaacaaaataggtttcggtggtcaatttacgttatcaactccgttgccgaaaaccaaatttttgtgtactacttccccaccgacgcagcgccACAGTTTCTTCGGAAACTACCCCCGTTTATTCATTCTTTTTAAAACAACTGAAAATAGGGACGACGTCCGACGGCCACGGCagtgccacaaaacaataacatcatGAGTCATAAGAAGAAAAACAATCGTGCTAAGCACGCACGCATATTTGCGGTACTCcacacaacaacgacgtgaaatcatcaaatttcaGTCTTTCACGGAAACGTAAGCATACTGACAAATGTATatcttttattttctattttttctctGGAACCGCTCGTACCgaatgtatttttaaaatacttttcccacatTGTAAGATGTGAACGAGATGGGCTAATCGTTTTCGTCGGCGTTTTCATTCACATCGCTGTCGTAGATCTTTTAAGTCTTAATTAATTTTCGAGCTTCAAATTTGCTAAGTCATCCGCTGATTGGCTTGTAtgcattaaaggggctaggtcactcaattttaggcaatttcagcattgatcggatggtcatagaattaactaaagtatcaaaataactgttcaaaactatagaagaactctaaaaaaacacagggaagccaaaaagggacatggatggacaaaactggagaggattaaaatggatcgaatttgggtaaatttgaaaaacgtcggcccaccttttttcaaatttatatcaatctatatcaaaatgtcatttacaaagctggaaaatcattttcagttgttatgtggccgtcgttttgcaaatgaaagactcttgctctgccaatttgacgtttagagctcataattaacaaaattgaacaaaagtacttaaaatagcgtgacctagcccctttaaccctttaagccccgaggggttccccattgacgagtaaaatcgtctggcgctagacagagtaaaatctataagtgccatttggcactatcggggctgaaagggttaaacggggacatagttttttcacgctgttagcttaaccctttaagccccgaggggttccccattgacgagtaaaatcgtctggcgttagacagagtaaaatctataagtgccatttggcactatcggggctgaaagggttaagaacAACGAAGTATTCAGTTAGCTGCTGCTACTTGCTGACAAGATTGAATGTATTTATACACCTTTTTTTATCCCAGAATGGGTTTGCCTTGTGCGAAAAGGAAATGCAATTCACTAAGTAAATAGAAAGCCCACAGGGGAGTTCAGACTTATCAGAGATTTTAATTTCCTCGCGAAGTGTTTTAATCGTGCCGTACAAGGTTATTTGAATTAACAATACTTCAAAGTAGCTTGTCACAGAAAGACAGACCTAATACACGTTAAACCCTGgacaaactatcgaacaaa
This genomic interval carries:
- the LOC137980248 gene encoding doublesex- and mab-3-related transcription factor A2-like — translated: MSFPSSSPGNDDSANGLESPGSSANEGEFVIDSNSDALPTRWKREREDDEEERRVRMSPDTKRQRTDKITLSNGNGKITSTSDHGRFMNLLTRLFPEQKRNVLELILKGCGGDVIQTIETVLPSHEEALARGQMLASVQRGLFPGPPPPFSYSAFTPLSPTIPHGIPLSAVDYHAASKCASGQCPGCSYYPGPGPVPFVRNPLKEPAKRPTSDVATSLITSITEHIPTPISTIPGLAELPHLEDMRYSHSMRSATAALMTMSSTGRVLPGDRMLLQNERGT